In Myxocyprinus asiaticus isolate MX2 ecotype Aquarium Trade chromosome 16, UBuf_Myxa_2, whole genome shotgun sequence, a single window of DNA contains:
- the vps72b gene encoding vacuolar protein sorting-associated protein 72 homolog isoform X2 — translation MSLAFSRAPRKTAGNRMSRLLDAEEEDEFYKTTYGGFHDESGDEEYKGDLSETEDEVDSDFDIDEGDEPDSEQEEDGPRRKSRVVTKAYKEPVKVVKQKPKPRKPTELPRRIDKTKINKYNPPELQEDISKNRKSVRQSTTEHTRLTYLRLQERQVAPRRRKENYERLEANKKRQVHMKRQCVGSVIRYHSVLMPLVSDVSLKEENVDVEGLDQDAQQNPGSQPTQSDSILTTPSALSNAAAVNASVPPGAAKCSRTYITFSDDETFQHFFSHSQAPRIPAQEVCPVTHKPALYRDPITDIPYANVQAFRIIREAYKKYVAAHGLPCTGTVTPTDTTAKNLRQKIIIKQGM, via the exons ATGAGTTTAGCTTTCAGCAGGGCTCCCCGGAAGACTGCGGGCAACCGCATGTCCAGACTGCTGGATGCAGAAGAGGAGGATGAGTTCTACAAGACCACCTATGGAGGATTTCACGAT GAATCAGGTGATGAGGAGTATAAAGGCGACCTGTCTGAAACAGAGGATGAGGTGGACAGCGACTTTGACATTGATGAAGGTGATGAACCCGACAGCGAGCAGGAAGAGGATGGACCACGGAGGAAGAGCAGAGTGGTGACCAAAGCTTACAAG gaGCCAGTTAAAGTGGTAAAGCAGAAACCAAAACCACGGAAACCGACTGAGCTGCCCAGAAGGATAGACAAGACAAAGATTAACAAATACAATCCCCCTGAACTACAAGAGGACATCAGCAAGA ACAGGAAGTCGGTTCGTCAGTCCACAACCGAACACACACGACTGACATACCTAAGGCTGCAAGAAAGACAGGTTGCTCCCCGCCGAAGGAAAG aAAATTATGAGCGTTTGGAGGCCAATAAGAAGAGACAGGTCCATATGAAGCGTCAGTGTGTGGGTTCTGTTATCCGGTATCACTCTGTGCTAATGCCCCTTGTGTCTGACGTCAGTCTCAAAGAGGAGAATGTGGATGTAGAGGG GTTGGACCAAGATGCCCAGCAGAATCCAGGCTCCCAACCTACTCAATCAGACTCAATCCTTACTACACCGAGTGCCCTATCCAATGCAGCTGCAGTAAACGCTTCTGTGCCACCAGGGGCTGCCAAATGCTCCCGCACCTACATCACATTCAGTGATGATGAAACCTTCCAGCATTTTTTCTCCCATTCCCAGGCTCCTCGCATACCTGCCCAAGAGGTCTGCCCTGTTACCCATAAGCCTGCGCTCTACCGAGACCCCATCACAGACATTCCGTATGCTAATGTACAGGCATTTAGGATTATCCGGGAGGCCTATAAAAAGTATGTGGCTGCTCACGGGCTGCCCTGCACTGGCACTGTGACCCCAACTGACACCACTGCAAAGAATCTACGCCAGAAGATCATTATTAAACAAGGCATGTAG
- the vps72b gene encoding vacuolar protein sorting-associated protein 72 homolog isoform X1 produces the protein MSLAFSRAPRKTAGNRMSRLLDAEEEDEFYKTTYGGFHDESGDEEYKGDLSETEDEVDSDFDIDEGDEPDSEQEEDGPRRKSRVVTKAYKEPVKVVKQKPKPRKPTELPRRIDKTKINKYNPPELQEDISKNRKSVRQSTTEHTRLTYLRLQERQVAPRRRKGTRHERPLTQAELLAEAKVTAEINLRSLENYERLEANKKRQVHMKRQCVGSVIRYHSVLMPLVSDVSLKEENVDVEGLDQDAQQNPGSQPTQSDSILTTPSALSNAAAVNASVPPGAAKCSRTYITFSDDETFQHFFSHSQAPRIPAQEVCPVTHKPALYRDPITDIPYANVQAFRIIREAYKKYVAAHGLPCTGTVTPTDTTAKNLRQKIIIKQGM, from the exons ATGAGTTTAGCTTTCAGCAGGGCTCCCCGGAAGACTGCGGGCAACCGCATGTCCAGACTGCTGGATGCAGAAGAGGAGGATGAGTTCTACAAGACCACCTATGGAGGATTTCACGAT GAATCAGGTGATGAGGAGTATAAAGGCGACCTGTCTGAAACAGAGGATGAGGTGGACAGCGACTTTGACATTGATGAAGGTGATGAACCCGACAGCGAGCAGGAAGAGGATGGACCACGGAGGAAGAGCAGAGTGGTGACCAAAGCTTACAAG gaGCCAGTTAAAGTGGTAAAGCAGAAACCAAAACCACGGAAACCGACTGAGCTGCCCAGAAGGATAGACAAGACAAAGATTAACAAATACAATCCCCCTGAACTACAAGAGGACATCAGCAAGA ACAGGAAGTCGGTTCGTCAGTCCACAACCGAACACACACGACTGACATACCTAAGGCTGCAAGAAAGACAGGTTGCTCCCCGCCGAAGGAAAGGTACGAGACACGAGCGACCTTTGACCCAGGCTGAACTTTTGGCAGAGGCCAAGGTCACAGCAGAGATTAATCTCCGATcactgg aAAATTATGAGCGTTTGGAGGCCAATAAGAAGAGACAGGTCCATATGAAGCGTCAGTGTGTGGGTTCTGTTATCCGGTATCACTCTGTGCTAATGCCCCTTGTGTCTGACGTCAGTCTCAAAGAGGAGAATGTGGATGTAGAGGG GTTGGACCAAGATGCCCAGCAGAATCCAGGCTCCCAACCTACTCAATCAGACTCAATCCTTACTACACCGAGTGCCCTATCCAATGCAGCTGCAGTAAACGCTTCTGTGCCACCAGGGGCTGCCAAATGCTCCCGCACCTACATCACATTCAGTGATGATGAAACCTTCCAGCATTTTTTCTCCCATTCCCAGGCTCCTCGCATACCTGCCCAAGAGGTCTGCCCTGTTACCCATAAGCCTGCGCTCTACCGAGACCCCATCACAGACATTCCGTATGCTAATGTACAGGCATTTAGGATTATCCGGGAGGCCTATAAAAAGTATGTGGCTGCTCACGGGCTGCCCTGCACTGGCACTGTGACCCCAACTGACACCACTGCAAAGAATCTACGCCAGAAGATCATTATTAAACAAGGCATGTAG